One region of Scophthalmus maximus strain ysfricsl-2021 chromosome 13, ASM2237912v1, whole genome shotgun sequence genomic DNA includes:
- the LOC118317905 gene encoding unconventional myosin-VIIa, with protein MLHLRKGDFVWVDSGDGVPIGAEVKVTDTGQLQLIDDGGKEHKINKNTEGSIRPMHPSSVKGVDDMIRLGDLNEAGLLRNLLVRHKEGIIYTYTGSILVAVNPYQLLPIYTAEHVHMYTDRRLGELPPHVFAIADNCFFNMHRNKKNQCCVISGESGAGKTESTKVMLQFLAAVSGQHTWIEQQILEANPILEAFGNAKTIRNDNSSRFGKYIDINFTEGGAIEGARFEQYLLEKSRVCRQAPGERNYHIFYCMLMGMPAEQKKILSLGNAAEYNYLTMGKCTSCEGRDDVTEYAHFRSALKILMFTENDSWEISKLLAAILHLGNVNFRGTMENNLEGCDILTSSNLAMASQLLEVDAKELERNLTQRSLMTTRESVTKPLTSAQAVDGRDAFVKAIYGKLFIWVVDKINAAIYKPPEDPNKVPLSIGLLDIFGFENFSKNSFEQLCINFANEQLQQFFVQHVFKLEQEEYARENIVWKHIDYEDNQQTLDVLANKPMNMLALVDEESNFPKGTDATLLQKMNQFHGKGEIYIPPKNDHEAQFGIKHFAGVVYYDSKGFLEKNRDALSSDLIHLVETSTNNLLKQVFQKELSSGTIRSSANPKMTITTPKNSLRQTVESKKRVPTLAGQFRQSLDSLMKTLTVCQPYFIRCIKPNESKKPMLVDRELCIRQLRYSGMMETIRIRKAGYPVRYTFDEFLERYRVLLKTSVCDPKTERKEKCCETICETVLTMEGDWKAGKTKIFLKDFHDTMLEVERMKELNEKALLIQKVLRGYKYRSAFLKKRAGALVIQKHWRGHKGRKLYKVVQLGFARLQARVRARQLHLQYKRKREAAVVLQAQARVYLARKEMRRKRKAVILLQAHTRGVLARKALKKLKRDMYLSAKEKEEEQRIILERQKHLEDVLRRKKEMEDKALSDAITDQEMVDSIFGFLPPIIGGQEGQAPVGFENLEGKRIVTEEIDIDDLPMEEDLPTEDYDDLNEYSFSKFASMYFQGAANHAHIRQRLRQPLLYHEDEGDVLASLTVWWIILRFMGDLPEPKKQVQVQGTSTQERLLPKDLITRKNRRFSHMVGLDQRVLRKKNETKPPNVPEEPAQNRKTSIFTDLLTRNRKASAVPSEAAPNPKVYTVPEGRAARKGSTFTDLLSRNRKASTVQQNGIPKSTAKFRKPSIIMEESDDVTEVSKPPTLQTVEEDSDAVVGEGPTLERPMTSLEKLHIIVGYALVRRDLRDEIYCQICKQLQDNNNRNSYFRGWILLSLCLGIFPPSERFIRYLQSFIRSAPGGYASYCAERLRRTVMNGARGEPPAWLELQATKTKKPMVVSVLLMDGRSINLPVDSATTSREICQVLSNKVRLKDTFGFSLYVALYEKVWALGGGREHVMDAISQCEQEVKRRGGQEQHAPWRLFFRKEVFTPWHDCREDKTSTELIYKQVVHGLKFGEYQSEKEDDFVQLAAKHLYIQHGSEGSPEDVRQAVQDCINPSLLEAKSEAKWVQMVSTAHAQAPYLSSRAKTDSVKAEMVDYAQKKWPMFFSRFFEVVKVSGPPLPKSKFIVAINWTGITFLDEREKRLLELSFPELTGVNTTREGKASGQVVCLLTLKGDFTLSGSAAGDMAELVTMFLGGLAERSRYAVALREVDRQDDPTFLSFKKGELIVIIKDDEFSQQRGWIKGQIESTKQTGAVPTDAVLILPTLNKPTNELMSLLSLSPNQRKNIIQANKKETGTLERLAPATLKEFSLEHFRQPTKDVNRQVMSRNAAPERLWANSREPIRQALLKKLEGNSELSHKASLAFTAILKYMGDYPAKQMHSPLELTDQIFGPATQNEALRDEIYCQIMKQMSSNNNRFSMEQGWQLLWLCCGLFPPSQSLLKHTQRFLESRRREPLASDCLQRMRSSLRMEPRKLPPHQVEVDAIQQNSIQIFHKVHFPNDTEEIFEVATNTRIRDLIQNITTKLNLASADGFSIFVKTDDKVLSLNDADYFFDSLRQITDWSKKAKRVKDGGPVSISYIVFFMRKLWFNVVPGRDIEADLIFHFPQELPKYLRGYHVCTKDEMVNIAALLFRMKVNNDKSQFVMIPRLLKELVPADQLKAMSDNEWKKSVVASYNKHAAMTVEEAKVAFLKAVCRWPTFGSAFFEVKQTSEPNFPDIVRIAVSKQGLTIIHPRTKDVLANHPFNRIANWCSGSTYFHMTIGNLVKGSKFLCETSLGYKMDDLITSYVNMYLRERRAGQNRNQRFNI; from the exons ACGTATACAGGCTCCATTCTGGTCGCAGTCAACCCCTACCAGCTGCTGCCCATCTACACGGCCGAGCATGTGCACATGTACACGGATCGACGGCTGGGTGAACTGCCGCCGCACGTCTTCGCCATTGCAGACAACTGCTTTTTCAACATGCACCGCAACAAAAAGAACCAGTGCTGTGTCATCAG TGGAGAGTCAGGAGCAGGGAAAACTGAGAGCACCAAGGTGATGTTGCAGTTCCTGGCAGCAGTGAGCGGCCAGCACACCTGGATCGAGCAGCAGATCCTTGAAGCCAACCCCATCTTGGAGG CTTTTGGTAACGCCAAAACCATCCGCAACGACAACTCCAGCCGGTTCGGGAAATACATTGACATCAACTTCACCGAGGGCGGGGCCATCGAGGGGGCCCGCTTTGAGCAGTACCTGCTGGAGAAGTCCAGAGTGTGTCGCCAG GCACCAGGGGAAAGAAACTACCACATCTTCTACTGCATGCTGATGGGCATGCCGGCTGAGCAGAAGAAGATTCTTTCCCTCGGCAACGCTGCTGAGTACAACTATCTGACCATG GGCAAGTGCACCAGCTGTGAGGGACGCGATGACGTGACGGAGTACGCCCACTTCCGTTCAGCTCTGAAGATCCTCATGTTCACAGAGAACGACTCCTGGGAAATCTCCAAGCTGCTCGCTGCCATCCTTCACCTGGGCAACGTGAACTTCAGGG GCACCATGGAAAATAACCTGGAGGGCTGTGACATCCTCACATCGTCCAATTTGGCGATGGCGAGCCAACTTTTAGAG GTGGATGCcaaagagctggagaggaaTCTGACTCAGCGCTCCCTCATGACCACCAGGGAGAGTGTGACCAAGCCTCTGACCTCCGCCCAGGCCGTGGATGGCAGGGACGCCTTTGTCAAG gCTATCTATGGAAAACTCTTCATTTGGGTGGTGGACAAAATCAACGCTGCCATTTACAAGCCGCCTGAGGATCCCAATAAGGTCCCACTGTCGATAGGCCTGCTAGACATCTTTGGATTTGAGAACTTCAGCAAAAACAG CTTTGAGCAGCTGTGCATCAACTTCGCCAacgagcagctgcagcagtttttcGTCCAGCACGTTTTcaagctggagcaggaggagtacGCGCGTGAAAACATCGTTTGGAAGCACATCGACTACGAGGACAACCAACAGACCTTGGACGTACTGGCCAACAAGCCCATGAACATGCTGGCTCTCGTCGACGAGGAGAGCAACTTCCCCAAG GGCACAGATGCCACATTGCtccaaaaaatgaatcagttCCACGGGAAAGGGGAAATCTACATCCCCCCCAAGAACGACCATGAGGCGCAGTTTGGAATCAAGCATTTTGCAGGGGTGGTTTACTACGATTCCAAAG GTTTTCTGGAGAAAAACCGTGACGCCCTCAGCTCCGACCTGATTCACCTGGTGGAAACCTCGACCAACAACCTCCTCAAGCAAGTGTTTCAAAAAGAGCTGTCCTCCGGCACGATCCGGAGCAGTGCCAACCCAAAGATGACCATCACCACACCCAAGAACAGCCTCCGC CAAACAGTTGAAAGCAAGAAGCGCGTGCCAACTCTCGCCGGCCAGTTCCGTCAGTCCCTGGATTCCCTGATGaaaacactgactgtgtgtcagCCCTATTTCATACGCTGCATTAAACCCAATGAGTCCAAGAAGCCCATG CTGGTCGACAGAGAGCTGTGCATTCGCCAGCTCCGCTACTCTGGTATGATGGAGACCATCAGGATCCGGAAAGCCGGGTATCCTGTACGCTACACCTTCGACGAGTTTCTTGAACGCTATCGTGTCCTGCTGAAGACATCCGTCTGCGATCCCAAAACA gaaaggaaagagaaatgcTGTGAAACCATTTGTGAAACCGTGCTGACTATGGAGGGCGACTGGAAGGCTGGGAAGACAAAGATATTCCTAAAG GACTTCCATGACACAATGCTCGAAGTGGAGCGAATGAAAGAACTGAATGAGAAAGCGCTTTTGATCCAGAAAGTCCTGAGGGGCTACAAATACAG GAGTGCGTTCCTGAAGAAAAGGGCAGGCGCTCTCGTCATACAGAAACACTGGAGAGGacacaaaggaagaaaattGTACAAAGTG GTCCAGCTCGGCTTTGCGAGGCTGCAGGCACGGGTTCGCGCTCGCCAACTCCACCTGCAGTACAAGCGGAAGCGGGAGGCAGCCGTCGTGCTGCAGGCCCAGGCCCGAGTATACCTGGCCAGGAAGGAGATGAGGCGCAAGAGGAAGGCTGTGATCCTCCTGCAGGCCCACACCAGAGGTGTGCTGGCAAGAAAGGCTCTCAAAAAGTTGAAAAGAGAC ATGTACCTCTCTgccaaagagaaagaagaagagcagcggATCATCTTGGAGCGACAGAAACACTTGGAGGACGTGCTGAGGCggaagaaagagatggaggacaAGGCTCTGTCGGACGCCATCACAGACCAGGAGATGGTGGACAGCATCTTTGGCTTCCTTCCCCCTATTATTGGAGGGCAAGAGGGGCAGGCACCTGTGGGATTTGAG AACTTGGAGGGGAAAAGGATCGTTACCGAGGAGATAGACATTGACGACCTCCCCATGGAGGAGGATCTTCCCACAGAGGACTACGACGACCTGAACGAGTATTCCTTCTCCAAATTTGCCTCCATGTACTTCCAGGGTGCCGCCAACCACGCCCACATCCGCCAGAGGCTCCGTCAGCCCCTGCTCTACCACGAGGACGAGGGAGACGTTCTG GCATCGCTGACAGTGTGGTGGATCATTCTGAGGTTCATGGGAGACCTCCCCGAGCCCAAGAAGCAGGTCCAGGTGCAGGGAACCTCCACGCAGGAACGCCTTCTGCCCAAGGACCTGATCACCAGGAAGAACAGACGTTTCAGCCACATGGTGGGCCTGGACCAG CGggtgctgaggaaaaaaaatgaaacaaagccCCCCAACGTCCCGGAGGAGCCAGCACAAAACAGAAAGACCTCAATTTTCACAGACCTCCTGACGAGAAACAGGAAAGCTTCTGCCGTGCCCAGTGAGGCAGCTCCAAACCCAAAGGTATACACTGTACCAGAAGGAAGGGCAGCAAGGAAGGGGTCCACGTTCACCGACCTACTCTCCAGGAACAGAAAAGCATCCACCGTTCAGCAGAACGGAATCCCCAAATCCACTGCTAAATTCAGGAAACCCTCGATCAtcatggaggag TCAGATGATGTGACTGAAGTATCCAAACCTCCGACACTGCagactgtggaggaggacagTGATGCCGTGGTTGGAGAAGGACCCACCCTGGAACGGCCGATGACCTCCCTGGAAAAGCTTCACATCATTGTGGGATATGCCCTTGTCCGACGTGACCTCAG GGATGAGATTTACTGTCAGATCTGCAAGCAGCTTCAGGACAACAACAATCGCAACAGCTACTTCCGTGGTTGGATCCTTTTGTCCCTCTGCCTGGGCATTTTCCCTCCAAGTGAGCGCTTTATAAGG TACTTGCAAAGTTTCATCCGTTCCGCTCCCGGAGGCTACGCTTCCTACTGTGCTGAAAGGCTGCGTCGGACAGTAATGAATGGAGCGCGAGGGGAGCCCCCGGCCTGGCTGGAGCTGCAG GCAACCAAGACAAAGAAGCCCATGGTTGTGTCCGTGTTACTGATGGATGGACGGTCGATCAACCTGCCCGTTGACTCAGCGACTACCTCCAGAGAGATCTGCCAAGTCCTGTCCAACAAAGTCAGACTCAAGGACACCTTCGGCTTTTCTCTCTACGTGGCTCTGTACGAAAAG GTGTGGGCTCTGGGCGGCGGCCGGGAGCACGTGATGGACGCGATCTCCCAGTGTGagcaggaggtgaagaggagaggagggcaggagCAGCACGCTCCCTGGCGACTCTTCTTCCGCAAGGAGGTGTTCACCCCCTGGCACGACTGTAGAGAGGACAAGACCAGCACAGAACTCATCTACAAGCAGGTCGTCCATGGCCTCAAGTTCGGAGAGTACCAGAGTGAGAAG GAGGATGATTTTGTTCAGCTCGCTGCAAAACACTTGTACATCCAGCACGGCTCAGAGGGCAGTCCGGAGGATGTGAGACAAGCGGTTCAGGACTGCATCAACCCCTCTTTGCTGGAGGCCAAGTCGGAGGCCAAGTGGGTGCAAATGGTCAGCACTGCTCATGCTCAG GCTCCATATCTGAGTTCAAGAGCAAAGACGGACTCGGTGAAGGCAGAGATGGTCGACTACGCTCAGAAGAAGTGGCCCATGTTCTTCTCCAGGTTCTTTGAAGTTGTCAAAGTGTCAG GACCTCCACTGCCAAAGAGCAAGTTCATAGTAGCTATAAACTGGACCGGTATCACATTCttggatgaaagagagaagaggctgCTGGAGCTCTCCTTCCCCGAGCTGACAGGAGTCAATACTACAAG GGAGGGTAAAGCCTCTGGTCAGGTGGTGTGTCTGCTGACGCTGAAAGGAGACTTCACTCTGAGCGGCTCTGCAGCTGGGGACATGGCCGAGCTGGTCACCATGTTCCTCGGTGGACTGGCGGAGCGATCGCGGTACGCCGTGGCTCTGAGGGAAGTTGACAGACAAG ATGACCCCACGTTCCTCAGCTTCAAGAAAGGAGAGCTCATCGTAATTATCAAAGATGACGAGTTTTCTCAGCAACGTGGCTGGATTAAGGGCCAGATTGagagcacaaaacaaacaggagctGTCCCCACCGACGCCGTCTTAATCCTGCCAACGCTCAACAAACCCACCAATGAGCTCATG agcCTTCTAAGCCTGTCTCCCAACCAGCGAAAGAACATCATACAGGCGAACAAGAAGGAAACAGGCACATTGGAGAGGTTGGCTCCCGCCACACTGAAGGAATTTTCCCTCGAGCACTTCAG GCAGCCCACTAAGGATGTGAACCGCCAGGTGATGTCCAGGAACGCGGCTCCTGAGAGGCTGTGGGCAAACTCCAGAGAGCCAATCAGACAGGCCCTCCTCAAGAAACTGGAGGGCAACTCAGAGCTGAGCCACAAAGCAAGTCTGGCTTTCACTG CGATCCTGAAATATATGGGAGACTACCCCGCCAAGCAGATGCACAGTCCCCTGGAGCTCACCGACCAGATCTTCGGGCCTGCCACTCAAAACGAGGCGCTCAGGGACGAGATCTACTGCCAGATCATGAAGCAGATGAGCAGCAATAACAACCG GTTCAGCATGGAGCAGGGCTGGCAGCTGCTGTGGCTCTGCTGCGGCCTGTTTCCTCCCAGCCAGTCCCTTCTGAAGCACACTCAACGCTTTCTGGAGTCACGCCGCAGAGAACCGCTGGCCTCCGACTGCCTGCAGCGGATGCGGAGCTCCCTGAG GATGGAGCCCAGGAAGCTCCCGCCGCaccaggtggaggtggacgccATCCAGCAGAACAGCATCCAGATCTTCCACAAAGTCCACTTCCCCAACGACACGGAGGAG ATATTTGAGGTTGCGACCAACACCAGGATCAGGGATCTCATTCAGAACATAACCACAAAGCTCAATCTGGCCTCGGCAGACGGATTCAGTATTTTTGTCAAGACGGATGACAAg GTCCTCAGTCTGAACGACGCGGACTACTTCTTTGACAGTCTGAGACAAATCACTGACTGGTCCAAAAAAGCCAAGAGGGTCAAAGATG gtGGGCCAGTCAGCATATCCTACATTGTGTTCTTCATGAGGAAGTTGTGGTTCAACGTGGTGCCCGGCAGAGACATAGAGGCCGATCTTATCTTCCATTTCCCTCAG GAGCTACCCAAGTACCTGAGAGGTTATCATGTCTGCACCAAAGATGAAATGGTCAACATTGCGGCTTTGCTCTTCAGGATGAAGGTCAACAACGACAAGAGCCAGTTTGTCATGATTCCCAGGTTGCTGAAGGAGCTGGTGCCCGCCGACCAACTGAAGGCCATGTCTGACAACGAGTGGAAGAAG agtGTTGTTGCCTCTTATAACAAACACGCCGCCATGACTGTTGAAGAAGCCAAGGTGGCGTTTCTGAAAGCGGTTTGCCGCTGGCCGACTTTCGGCTCGGCGTTCTTTGAAGTCAAG CAAACATCAGAACCTAATTTCCCAGATATCGTGCGAATTGCCGTCAGCAAGCAAGGGCTGACGATCATCCACCCGAGAAccaag GATGTTTTGGCGAATCACCCATTCAACCGCATCGCGAACTGGTGCAGCGGCAGCACCTACTTCCACATGACCATTGGCAATTTGGTGAAGGGAAGCAAATTCCTCTGTGAGACATCCCTG GGTTACAAGATGGACGATCTCATAACCTCCTACGTCAACATGTACCTCCGGGAGAGGAGGGCAGGCCAAAACAGGAACCAGCGCTTCAATATTTGA